Within the Candidatus Omnitrophota bacterium genome, the region TCGATCAAAGAAGGCGTTGCCGAGGCCGCGCAAAGCGGATGTCTCGCGGGCTATCCCGTAAACGATGTCGACGTGAAACTTGTCGACGGTTCGTTTCACGAAGTTGATTCATCGGATCTGGCGTTCCATATGGCAGGGATATTAGGATTCAACGAAGGCATGAAGAATGGCGGGGCCGTGCTTCTGGAACCGATCATGAACCTTGAAGTCGTAACGCCCGACAACTATATGGGCGATGTCATAGGGGACCTGAGTTCCCGTCGGGTAAAGATCGACGGGATAGACGACAGGGGAAATCTTAAAGTCATCAAAGGGCTGGCGCCGCTTAGCGAGATGTTCGGATACGCGACTAGCCTAAGAAGCTTGACTCAAGGCCGCGCATCATATACAATGGAGCCTTCTTTCTACCAGGAAGTGCCCAAGAATTTGTCCGAAAAAATAATAGAGACAAGCGGACGCAGTAAATTAAGGAAGTAGTAACGATAATTAAAATCGGAGGAATTTCATGGCAAAAGAAGCATTCGTAAGATCCAAGCCGCACGTGAACATCGGTACGATCGGTCACATCGATCATGGCAAGACCACCCTTACAGCATCGATCCTAGCTACTCTGGCTCAGAAGGGCAAGGCGACGGTGAAGAGCTAT harbors:
- a CDS encoding GTP-binding protein, which gives rise to MAKEAFVRSKPHVNIGTIGHIDHGKTTLTASILATLAQKGKATVKSY